The following proteins are encoded in a genomic region of Gossypium hirsutum isolate 1008001.06 chromosome D05, Gossypium_hirsutum_v2.1, whole genome shotgun sequence:
- the LOC107931726 gene encoding receptor-like protein Cf-9 homolog — translation MASYLFLCLLVFFPHLYASFSSSGSHSCSSLIQFKNSFSITQTDAASFDCDDQSYPKTDSWKEGTDCCSWDGVTCDHLNAHVIALDLSCSWLYGNFPSNTTLFLLPHLQKLNLAYNDFNLSKIPSEFGQFTSLFYFNLSHTGFAGEVPSQVSHLSKLVSLDLSGIEEQLTIDKYALEGLVHNLTEVRHLFLDEINMSSVNAHVFMNLSSSLRSLSLGGCDLQGKFPKNIFDLPNLNLLNLRNNQNLNLDPLKFNRSSNLEHLDLSWMSFSTEFIDSVDNLQALKYLRLSGNSFIQGLSVSITNLSSLEQLIILGANFFGGLPDSVGNLVSLKFLGISKSNLSGLIPKSLGNLLQLTRLDLSWNQLSGQIPRSLGNLLQLTHLHLSQNQLSGQIPLSLGNLLQLTSLDFSQNQLSGQIPLSILNLTQLEFLEISNNSLEGSIPDEVTAFPNLIHLDLSDNLLNGTLPSWLYTAPSLEGMDLSQNQFSGHIKEFQSKSLEYLYLGNNKLQGPLPSSKFQLLNLSWLDLSSNNLSGVIEFRMFSNLPNLHHLDLSYNSLSLTSNSLFLSSCNLSEFPQFLKGLKSLEWLDLSCNKIEGKIPQWMQEVGNGSLTYLNVSHNSLTEVEHFPWKYIEVLDLSSNLIRGNLPIPASTINVFLISNNSLNGVVSSLICNATYLQILDLSHNYLSGTIPQCFGNLSNSLEFLNLKKNKFYGTIPPTFAKGCQLSNLNLNGNLLEGPLTPSILNCRGLEVLDLGNNKINDTFPHWLGSLPQLQVLVLKSNHMHGSLCVNSSKSSPFFSKIQIFDLSSNCFSGPLPVRYINSFKAIINPEKIGSTMSYMGVYAERASGFYTYSIGIVMKGQDRELVKIFTMWMILDLSNNQFEGGIPKVIGKLNLLKGLNLSHNNLNGGIPTSIGNLTSLEWLDLSSNRLSGTIPNRLADLPFLSSLNVSENQLHGQIPQGKQFNTFGNDSYEGNKGLCGFPVSKGCNIIEPAPPNVLEKDGSKSNIAFGWKVVLIGYGCGVVFGMSMGYVVFQTGKPKWLVNLVENQQEARGRRKSKKGNRSNRRRRI, via the coding sequence ATGGCCTCCTATCTCTTTCTCTGCCTATTAGTCTTCTTTCCCCATCTTTatgcttctttttcttcttcaggaTCTCACTCCTGCTCTTCGCTAATCCAGTTCAAGAATTCTTTTTCCATCACTCAGACAGATGCTGCTTCTTTTGATTGCGATGATCAATCTTATCCCAAGACAGATTCATGGAAGGAGGGTACAGATTGCTGCTCATGGGATGGGGTCACTTGTGACCACCTAAATGCTCATGTTATTGCCCTTGACTTGAGCTGCAGTTGGCTATATGGCAACTTCCCTTCCAATACCACTCTCTTCCTTCTTCCTCACCTTCAAAAACTCAACCTTGCCTACAATGATTTTAatctttccaaaattccatccgaGTTCGGTCAGTTTACAAGCCTATTCTACTTCAACCTTTCCCATACAGGGTTTGCAGGAGAAGTCCCATCCCAAGTCTCCCACCTGTCAAAATTGGTTTCACTTGATCTTTCTGGGATTGAGGAACAATTAACAATTGACAAATATGCTCTGGAGGGACTTGTTCACAACCTAACCGAGGTCAGACAtctgtttttggatgaaatcaaCATGTCTTCTGTTAATGCTCATGTCTTCATGAATCTATCCTCTTCTCTAAGGTCTCTCAGTCTTGGTGGTTGTGATTTGCAAGGAAAATTCCCAAAAAACATTTTTGATTTGccaaacctcaatctcctcaacttgCGAAACAACCAAAACCTCAATCTTGATCCTTTGAAGTTCAATCGGAGCAGCAATCTTGAACATTTGGATCTGTCGTGGATGTCCTTCTCTACAGAATTCATTGATTCAGTTGATAATCTACAGGCCTTAAAGTACTTACGTCTATCAGGAAATTCTTTCATTCAAGGATTGTCTGTCTCAAtcacaaatttatcatctttGGAGCAATTGATAATTTTAGGCGCAAATTTTTTTGGAGGATTGCCTGACTCGGTGGGGAATCTTGTGTCCTTGAAGTTTTTAGGTATCTCCAAGTCCAACTTATCAGGACTGATTCCAAAATCACTGGGGAACCTCTTGCAACTCACTCGTTTAGACTTGTCGTGGAACCAATTGAGTGGACAAATTCCAAGATCATTGGGAAACCTCTTGCAACTCACTCATTTACACTTGTCGCAGAACCAATTGAGTGGACAAATTCCATTGTCATTGGGGAACCTCCTGCAACTCACTTCTTTAGACTTCTCGCAGAACCAACTGAGTGGACAAATTCCATTGTCAATTCTAAACCTAACGCAGCTGGAATTCTTGGAAATATCTAATAATTCATTAGAAGGTTCCATTCCAGATGAGGTAACCGCTTTTCCTAATCTAATACATTTAGACTTATCTGACAATTTACTCAATGGAACACTTCCGTCATGGTTGTATACTGCTCCCTCCTTAGAGGGTATGGATCTCTCTCAAAATCAATTCAGTGGGCATATCAAAGAATTCCAATCCAAATCACTAGAATATTTATATCTAGGAAATAATAAACTCCAAGGTCCTCTTCCATCTTCAAAATTCCAACTTCTCAATCTTAGCTGGCTCGATTTATCCTCAAATAATCTTAGTGGTGTCATAGAGTTTCGCATGTTCTCAAACCTTCCAAATCTACATCATCTCGACCTTTCATATAACAGCCTATCCTTAACATctaatagcttatttttgtcatCTTGCAATCTTAGTGAATTCCCCCAATTTTTAAAAGGGCTTAAAAGTTTGGAATGGTTAGACCTCTCTTGCAACAAAATTGAAGGCAAGATTCCACAGTGGATGCAAGAGGTGGGGAATGGCTCTTTAACTTACTTAAATGTATCTCACAACTCTTTGACAGAAGTTGAGCACTTTCCATGGAAGTATATTGAAGTTCTTGACTTAAGCTCCAATTTGATCCGTGGAAATCTTCCGATTCCAGCTTCGACCATCAATGTCTTTTTGATCTCAAATAATAGTTTGAATGGAGTGGTCTCTTCTTTAATATGCAATGCCACTTATCTGCAAATTCTTGATTTGTCCCACAATTACTTGAGTGGAACAATTCCGCAATGTTTTGGAAATTTGAGCAACAGCcttgaattcttgaatctgaAGAAGAACAAGTTTTATGGGACGATTCCTCCAACATTTGCAAAGGGATGCCAACTGAGTAATCTCAACTTAAATGGAAATTTGTTAGAAGGGCCTTTGACACCATCCATCCTTAATTGTAGAGGTCTGGAAGTGCTAGATCTTGGTAACAACAAGATCAATGATACATTTCCTCATTGGTTGGGAAGTCTTCCACAGCTACAAGTTCTTGTATTGAAGTCAAATCATATGCATGGTTCCTTATGTGTCAATAGCTCCAAGTCTAGCCCTTTTTTctctaaaatccaaatttttgaTCTCTCAAGTAATTGTTTTTCTGGGCCCCTACCAGTGAGATACATCAACAGCTTCAAGGCTATCATAAATCCAGAGAAGATTGGGAGTACAATGTCGTACATGGGGGTATATGCTGAGAGAGCTAGTGGCTTCTATACCTATTCCATTGGAATTGTTATGAAAGGACAAGATAGGGAATTGGTGAAAATTTTCACCATGTGGATGATCCTTGATCTATCAAACAATCAGTTTGAAGGGGGTATTCCAAAGGTTATTGGGAAACTTAACTTACTGAAAGGGCTCAACCTTTCTCATAATAACCTTAATGGTGGTATCCCCACCTCAATAGGGAATTTGACAAGTCTTGAATGGTTGGACCTATCTTCAAACAGGTTGTCTGGGACGATTCCAAATAGACTGGCAGATCTGCCATTTCTTTCGTCCTTAAATGTTTCTGAAAATCAACTCCATGGTCAGATTCCTCAAGGCAAACAATTCAACACATTTGGAAATGATTCATATGAAGGGAATAAGGGACTGTGTGGGTTTCCGGTCTCGAAAGGTTGCAACATCATTGAGCCAGCACCTCCAAATGTGCTTGAAAAAGATGGCTCAAAATCAAACATTGCTTTTGGTTGGAAAGTGGTGTTGATAGGTTATGGATGCGGAGTGGTGTTCGGAATGTCCATGGGATATGTTGTTTTCCAAACTGGTAAGCCGAAATGGTTGGTGAATTTGGTTGAAAACCAACAAGAGGCGAGGGGAAGAAGAAAGTCAAAGAAAGGCAATCGAAGCAATAGACGAAGAAGGATCTAA